Proteins from a genomic interval of Paenibacillus sp. FSL R5-0623:
- the moaA gene encoding GTP 3',8-cyclase MoaA, with product MESKLMDPFGRKHDYLRISVTDRCNLRCVYCMPEEGMQFEPTERILSYEEITSIVKALAPLGIRKLRLTGGEPLVRKGLDQLIAMLSAIPGIEDIALTTNGIYLAAYADLLKAAGLTRVNISLDSLKPERFASITRGGKVQRVLDGIKASQKAGFHPIKLNVVLMKGVNDDEVEDFLRMTRDEPIHIRFIEYMPIGESGEGWRSGYMPLEHVLETCGAQWEYESCGEIYGNGPADSYRIVGAAGTFGLIHPVSSHFCGNCNRLRLTADGNIKPCLYWSDEFNVRPLVGDDKAVQDLFYKALGAKPETHDMLKALNGQQIDGTPTLRHMSQIGG from the coding sequence ATGGAATCAAAATTAATGGACCCGTTTGGAAGAAAACATGATTACTTAAGAATCTCGGTTACGGATCGCTGTAATCTCCGCTGTGTGTATTGCATGCCGGAGGAAGGAATGCAGTTCGAACCGACAGAACGAATCCTGTCCTATGAAGAAATCACGTCCATCGTTAAGGCGCTTGCTCCATTGGGCATTCGGAAATTGCGTTTAACTGGAGGGGAGCCTCTTGTACGTAAGGGGCTGGATCAACTGATTGCGATGTTGTCCGCTATTCCAGGAATTGAAGATATCGCATTGACAACCAATGGTATCTATTTGGCAGCTTATGCGGATCTGCTGAAGGCTGCGGGGCTAACACGGGTGAACATAAGCCTGGATTCTTTGAAGCCAGAACGATTCGCAAGCATTACCCGAGGCGGCAAGGTGCAGCGTGTGCTGGACGGCATTAAGGCCAGCCAAAAAGCCGGATTTCATCCGATCAAGCTGAACGTGGTGCTGATGAAAGGCGTGAACGACGATGAAGTGGAAGACTTTCTGAGGATGACCCGGGATGAACCCATTCATATTCGTTTTATCGAGTACATGCCTATTGGTGAAAGTGGAGAAGGTTGGAGATCTGGGTATATGCCCCTCGAACATGTGCTGGAAACATGCGGAGCACAATGGGAGTACGAAAGCTGTGGAGAGATTTATGGGAATGGACCAGCAGATAGTTATCGCATTGTGGGAGCTGCCGGAACCTTTGGTCTGATTCACCCGGTGAGCAGCCATTTCTGCGGAAATTGCAATCGGCTCAGGCTGACAGCAGACGGAAATATCAAACCTTGTCTCTACTGGTCAGATGAGTTCAATGTTCGTCCACTCGTAGGTGATGACAAGGCGGTGCAGGATTTATTTTACAAGGCGCTCGGAGCCAAACCCGAGACACATGACATGTTAAAAG
- a CDS encoding DUF2249 domain-containing protein: MNTYAATINATEYPPHLKHKVIFETFDQLQPQESMLLINDHDPKPLRFQFQSTHPDGFNWEYIEQGPTTFQVKISKL; encoded by the coding sequence ATGAACACATATGCAGCAACCATTAATGCCACGGAGTATCCACCGCATTTGAAACATAAAGTTATTTTCGAAACGTTTGATCAGTTGCAACCACAGGAATCCATGCTGCTCATCAATGATCACGATCCAAAGCCACTTCGATTCCAGTTCCAGTCCACACATCCTGATGGCTTCAACTGGGAGTATATTGAGCAGGGCCCTACAACCTTCCAGGTCAAGATCAGCAAACTATAG
- a CDS encoding DUF2249 domain-containing protein gives MFPSDVRMVELDVRPHLSKKLEPFQLIMDTVKSLQHDDVFVLHAPFKPTPLLGILKLKGYSSTSERRSSDHWVTTFVHKKNKTGAKAISAMVLSGSEVNLEPDSDEESASCKGHPEEQVVAIENIESPQAPKVILDNRGLEPPQPMMRTLAALERCKPEEVVLIHNDRVPVFLIEELNNLGCTYTVEDQADGTAKVRIEKG, from the coding sequence ATGTTTCCATCTGATGTCCGTATGGTTGAATTGGATGTGCGCCCTCATCTGAGTAAAAAGCTGGAGCCGTTTCAGCTGATCATGGACACGGTCAAAAGCCTTCAGCATGACGATGTGTTTGTACTACATGCTCCATTCAAACCGACGCCACTGCTCGGTATTCTTAAGCTGAAGGGGTATTCCAGCACATCTGAACGTAGGAGTTCAGATCACTGGGTTACCACATTTGTGCACAAAAAAAATAAAACCGGTGCAAAGGCAATTTCTGCAATGGTTTTATCTGGATCAGAAGTTAATTTGGAACCCGATTCAGATGAAGAATCAGCTTCATGCAAAGGACATCCGGAGGAGCAAGTTGTTGCCATTGAAAATATTGAATCTCCACAGGCGCCCAAAGTTATATTGGACAATCGTGGATTGGAACCGCCTCAGCCCATGATGCGAACACTTGCCGCACTGGAGCGTTGCAAACCTGAGGAAGTCGTACTGATTCATAATGACCGTGTACCTGTATTCCTGATTGAAGAGTTAAACAATCTTGGTTGCACCTACACGGTTGAAGATCAAGCTGATGGCACAGCCAAAGTGAGAATTGAAAAAGGGTAA
- a CDS encoding metal-sulfur cluster assembly factor: MMEQTSHLLECLKEVYDPELGVNIVDLGLVYEVREEPERVHVRMTLTTPGCPLHDTIVGAVKWVLQENTNKTDIDVQVVWEPQWSPQLMSNEAKEMLGYF; the protein is encoded by the coding sequence ATGATGGAACAAACATCGCATTTACTGGAATGTCTCAAGGAAGTGTATGACCCTGAATTAGGTGTCAATATCGTTGACCTGGGTCTGGTGTATGAAGTAAGGGAAGAGCCTGAACGGGTTCATGTACGAATGACGCTGACTACACCAGGTTGCCCGCTGCACGATACAATTGTCGGTGCGGTGAAATGGGTTTTACAGGAAAATACGAATAAGACTGATATTGATGTTCAAGTGGTGTGGGAGCCACAATGGTCTCCACAGCTGATGTCGAATGAAGCCAAGGAAATGCTGGGATACTTCTAG
- a CDS encoding cupin domain-containing protein, which produces MTITSLQEVKAFSEERFTKRVLFQQGGGVTFVLHFLPGQQLPVHKHPGTDVILLVVEGTGTLMLDGKEQVVKQEDVIHCGGEVEFAFHNTGDQEVRLFVVLNKVPAASYAKDI; this is translated from the coding sequence ATGACTATCACGTCATTGCAAGAAGTCAAAGCATTCAGTGAGGAGCGTTTTACTAAACGTGTTTTATTCCAACAGGGTGGTGGAGTGACCTTTGTACTTCATTTTCTGCCAGGTCAGCAGCTTCCCGTTCATAAACATCCAGGCACAGACGTTATTTTGCTGGTGGTCGAAGGCACAGGCACACTTATGCTGGATGGAAAAGAACAAGTGGTGAAACAAGAGGATGTAATTCATTGCGGCGGTGAAGTGGAGTTTGCATTCCATAATACAGGAGATCAGGAGGTTCGTTTGTTCGTGGTGTTAAACAAAGTGCCAGCAGCATCCTATGCAAAGGACATCTAA
- a CDS encoding ABC transporter permease, which yields MSFPQFAFNNIRRNGRAYIAFFLSSVFMVMIFFAYAVFIYHPYVAELPMGDTTATGMQIASIIVYVFAFFFVMYSISAFLKSRNKEFGILTILGAEPRQIRRLVILENMLIGCLSIIAGIGGGMLLSKLFLMLTTRFIGMDDLPFYFPVKAILITIGAFLLLFFCISLFTLVFIGNKRTLELLTGTSKPKKEPKASWFFSLLGLALLTVGFMALRSELNGGTILLAAVTGIAGTYFFYSQLSVLIIRLLKRNRKTVWHGTRLLWISEMSYKMKDNARMLFMVTVVIAIASMSAVVILSLDQENREQFTNNDFPIQYNVFRPAEQLDMSAIDSKLEAAGLDYQQIYLEYLWSSADQSAVSVMPLSHYNQYNRTQGRKMFQLDTGSALFVDTRNEKDQGQIERNRFRNYAKGEKLTLNLNDSPLEARVTDTDIDPQFGTLLYATGVVVLPDEKYEEIAQQIKENMISGKYLYQIPAWGHAIPDRHSSEAMVSDQLLSSADSNASTDNQSGYLSTRYGDFERFRQGTALFTFLGIFIGLIFSISSASFLYFRLHTDLEADGKMVHSLSKMGLSFQEMKRSSTVQIAILFFLPIGVAIIETLVVVKPFLTEFGITNYTMPVLTVFGAFVLAQTFYFIIIRSRYIASLRKMMV from the coding sequence ATGAGCTTTCCTCAGTTCGCGTTTAATAACATTCGCCGGAATGGGCGAGCGTATATTGCTTTTTTTCTTAGCAGTGTGTTTATGGTCATGATTTTCTTCGCGTATGCGGTATTTATCTATCATCCATATGTGGCAGAGTTGCCGATGGGTGACACAACCGCAACAGGGATGCAGATCGCTTCGATTATCGTTTATGTGTTTGCATTTTTCTTTGTTATGTATTCCATCAGTGCTTTTCTCAAATCACGGAATAAAGAGTTTGGCATTCTGACCATACTTGGTGCCGAGCCTAGGCAGATTCGGAGATTGGTCATTCTGGAGAATATGTTGATCGGCTGTCTGTCCATTATTGCCGGTATCGGCGGAGGTATGTTGCTGTCCAAGCTGTTCCTGATGTTAACCACTCGTTTTATCGGGATGGATGATCTGCCCTTTTATTTTCCGGTGAAAGCGATTCTGATTACGATCGGGGCCTTTCTGTTATTATTTTTCTGCATATCACTCTTCACATTGGTTTTTATCGGGAACAAACGAACGTTAGAACTTTTGACGGGAACCAGCAAGCCTAAAAAAGAGCCCAAAGCTTCATGGTTCTTCTCACTTCTGGGCCTGGCATTACTTACAGTCGGTTTTATGGCACTCCGCAGTGAATTGAATGGCGGGACGATCTTGCTTGCAGCAGTGACAGGCATAGCCGGAACATATTTTTTCTATTCACAACTTTCCGTGCTCATCATCCGTTTGTTGAAGCGTAATCGTAAAACGGTATGGCATGGTACACGTCTGTTATGGATCTCAGAGATGAGCTATAAAATGAAGGATAATGCCCGCATGCTGTTTATGGTGACCGTGGTCATTGCGATTGCTTCAATGAGTGCAGTTGTAATTTTGTCACTGGATCAGGAGAACCGGGAACAGTTTACGAACAATGATTTTCCAATTCAATACAACGTCTTCAGACCAGCGGAGCAATTGGATATGAGCGCTATTGATTCGAAACTTGAAGCCGCAGGCTTGGATTATCAACAGATATATCTGGAATATCTGTGGTCCTCTGCAGATCAGAGTGCTGTCTCGGTTATGCCGCTTAGTCACTACAACCAATACAATCGGACACAAGGGAGAAAGATGTTCCAATTAGATACCGGATCCGCCTTATTTGTGGATACCCGCAATGAGAAGGATCAGGGTCAGATCGAGCGCAACAGATTTCGTAATTATGCGAAGGGAGAAAAGTTGACGTTGAATCTGAACGATAGCCCACTGGAAGCTCGGGTTACGGATACAGATATCGATCCACAGTTTGGAACCCTACTCTATGCTACAGGTGTAGTTGTCCTCCCGGATGAGAAGTATGAAGAGATTGCTCAACAGATCAAAGAAAATATGATATCTGGTAAATATCTGTATCAGATCCCTGCTTGGGGCCATGCTATACCTGATCGCCACTCTTCGGAAGCCATGGTTAGCGATCAGCTTCTATCCTCCGCGGATTCCAACGCTTCAACGGATAACCAGTCTGGATATCTGAGTACGCGGTACGGTGATTTTGAAAGATTCAGACAGGGGACAGCACTATTTACCTTCTTGGGCATATTTATCGGATTAATTTTCTCGATCTCTTCTGCAAGCTTTTTGTATTTCAGGCTGCATACCGATCTTGAAGCAGATGGAAAGATGGTGCATTCTCTTTCGAAAATGGGTCTCAGCTTCCAGGAGATGAAACGATCATCAACTGTTCAGATTGCCATTCTGTTCTTTTTACCGATTGGGGTAGCTATCATTGAAACTTTGGTCGTAGTTAAGCCATTTCTTACTGAATTCGGTATTACCAATTATACGATGCCGGTATTGACTGTATTTGGTGCCTTTGTACTTGCACAGACGTTTTATTTCATCATTATACGTTCGAGATATATCGCTTCTTTGCGTAAAATGATGGTGTAA
- a CDS encoding ABC transporter ATP-binding protein, producing MEMLQVSGLNKVYQGKVQTQALSDIHLTIKQGEFVGIMGPSGSGKTTLLNMVSTIDEPSSGKVLINGMNPFDMKKKELAMFRRRELGFVFQDFNLLDTLTVAENIVLPLTLDKVKLKEMESRLHRITAKLGIDHILDKRVYEISGGQRQRTAIARSMINMPSIVLADEPTGALDSTSSQAVMESLEQINQQEKTTIMLVTHDPLAASYCNRIVFIKDGKLAAEVHRGDNRQTFFQRIIDTLSFWGGNSHELSSVRV from the coding sequence ATGGAAATGTTACAGGTATCGGGACTGAACAAAGTATATCAGGGCAAAGTGCAGACTCAAGCCCTTAGTGATATTCATCTGACAATCAAACAAGGTGAGTTTGTGGGTATTATGGGCCCGTCGGGCAGTGGCAAAACCACATTGTTAAACATGGTTTCCACCATTGATGAACCCAGCTCAGGCAAGGTGCTGATTAATGGCATGAACCCATTTGATATGAAAAAGAAAGAACTTGCCATGTTCCGACGTCGAGAACTCGGATTTGTCTTTCAGGACTTCAATCTGTTGGACACGCTGACTGTTGCTGAGAATATTGTGCTTCCATTGACACTGGACAAGGTCAAACTGAAGGAGATGGAGAGCAGACTTCATCGCATTACAGCCAAGCTCGGGATTGATCATATTCTGGATAAACGAGTCTACGAAATTTCGGGCGGACAGCGACAACGGACAGCCATTGCGAGATCCATGATCAATATGCCTTCGATTGTTTTGGCGGATGAACCCACCGGTGCCCTGGATTCTACGTCGTCCCAAGCGGTCATGGAGTCACTTGAACAGATTAACCAGCAGGAGAAAACGACCATTATGCTGGTTACACATGATCCCCTTGCTGCAAGTTATTGCAACCGCATCGTGTTCATCAAGGATGGAAAACTGGCAGCCGAGGTACACCGCGGAGATAATCGACAGACGTTCTTCCAGCGGATTATTGATACTTTATCCTTCTGGGGAGGGAATTCACATGAGCTTTCCTCAGTTCGCGTTTAA
- a CDS encoding sensor histidine kinase yields MRLFLKDHLMLVGFYVLQMLLVPCVYWLSGEGRPMKIVLYGMLISTVVLMVYLVIRYLQLRAYYRLLQQPRKRVNEPFQALGDSVVAEAIQELLHELERNRQNEISQLRTSKEQQVVFMNRWVHQMKTPLSIIQLTLEDVDDETAGSIQDELDKLRKGLEMVLHSSRLEQFEGDFRVELLSLQEVLRSSIAENRRLFIRRGITPDIRMEGDLQIYSDSKWLRFMFTQILTNAVNYSDSKSGKKVIITGYKQEEHTILDIQDEGIGISSEDIHRVFNPYFTGERGRQYHESTGMGLYLVREISARLDNRVELFSEPNEGTLVRFSWIHSKYPK; encoded by the coding sequence ATGAGACTTTTCCTGAAAGACCACCTGATGTTAGTCGGATTTTATGTGTTACAGATGCTACTGGTCCCGTGTGTCTACTGGCTCTCTGGTGAGGGCCGTCCGATGAAGATTGTCCTCTACGGCATGCTGATCAGTACTGTTGTGCTGATGGTCTATCTGGTCATACGTTACCTCCAGCTGCGAGCGTATTATCGTCTACTTCAACAACCACGTAAACGGGTAAACGAGCCTTTCCAAGCGCTTGGAGATTCGGTCGTGGCGGAAGCGATCCAGGAATTGTTACATGAACTGGAGCGTAATCGGCAGAATGAGATAAGTCAATTACGGACTAGTAAGGAACAACAGGTGGTATTCATGAATCGCTGGGTTCATCAGATGAAGACACCCTTGTCCATTATCCAGCTGACCCTGGAAGATGTGGACGATGAGACGGCGGGCAGTATTCAGGATGAGTTGGATAAGCTGCGCAAAGGACTTGAAATGGTCTTGCATTCATCAAGGCTTGAACAGTTTGAAGGGGATTTTCGTGTGGAGCTGTTGTCTTTGCAAGAAGTGCTTCGGAGCAGTATAGCGGAGAACCGACGTTTGTTTATACGCAGAGGCATTACGCCGGATATCCGTATGGAGGGTGACCTTCAGATATATAGTGACTCCAAGTGGCTGCGGTTCATGTTCACCCAGATTTTGACCAATGCCGTGAACTATTCCGATAGCAAATCAGGCAAAAAAGTGATCATTACAGGCTATAAACAGGAAGAGCATACAATCCTGGACATTCAGGATGAGGGGATCGGCATCTCGTCCGAAGATATTCATCGGGTGTTTAATCCCTATTTTACAGGCGAACGGGGCAGACAATACCACGAATCTACGGGAATGGGATTATATCTGGTTCGTGAGATCAGTGCCCGCCTGGATAACCGTGTGGAGTTGTTTTCAGAGCCAAATGAGGGAACGTTGGTCAGATTTAGCTGGATCCATTCGAAATATCCAAAGTAA
- a CDS encoding response regulator transcription factor, with protein MQSILLVEDDAKLAGLLAAYLTRNGFQVQVTGDFRHVLDEFVEMNPDLVLMDVNLPQYDGYYWCRQIRTHSICPILFISARDSGMDQIMALEHGADDYITKPFQYEVVLAKVRSQLRRAYGSYAAVQQEVTVKNGPMILYPERYVLEYEERSTELTQKEAILVEALMAKAGRVVSREKLLEQMWEDQHFIDDNTLNVYITRVRRKLKELGAEEILETVRGAGYRVLELDSSSQGKGK; from the coding sequence ATGCAATCGATATTGTTGGTTGAAGATGATGCCAAGCTTGCAGGATTGCTGGCGGCTTATCTGACCCGAAATGGATTTCAGGTACAAGTCACCGGTGATTTTCGTCATGTACTGGATGAATTTGTGGAAATGAATCCGGACCTTGTGCTGATGGATGTGAATTTGCCTCAATATGATGGATACTACTGGTGCAGGCAGATACGCACACATTCCATATGTCCCATTTTATTCATATCGGCTCGTGATAGCGGTATGGATCAGATTATGGCGTTGGAACATGGAGCGGATGATTATATTACGAAACCTTTTCAATATGAAGTCGTTCTTGCCAAAGTACGAAGTCAGCTGCGCCGAGCCTATGGTTCTTACGCTGCTGTTCAGCAGGAAGTAACAGTGAAGAATGGTCCCATGATCCTCTATCCTGAGCGATATGTACTGGAGTATGAGGAACGTTCAACAGAGCTGACACAGAAGGAAGCGATACTGGTGGAAGCACTGATGGCGAAGGCGGGTCGAGTTGTCAGCCGGGAAAAATTGCTGGAACAGATGTGGGAGGATCAGCATTTTATCGATGATAATACGTTGAATGTCTATATTACACGTGTTCGCCGGAAGTTGAAGGAGCTGGGTGCAGAAGAGATTTTGGAGACGGTTCGCGGAGCGGGTTATCGTGTGTTGGAACTGGACTCATCCTCACAGGGGAAAGGGAAATGA
- a CDS encoding sugar kinase, with translation MTEHKLILVKRRTRLEELVVRYNTVQQAQFYIERLGADFSDYMEEDRRYRLSVQQAQQQLGQLGRVQTIDREHVPNFIFGEQDIVVVVGQDGLVANTLKYVTEQPLIGVNPDPMRWDGVLLPFTVEDLSFIVPDVIRKQRTLKEVTLAKVELNDGQYLYGVNDLFIGRKTHVSARYEVRLGTSTEQQSSSGIIVSTGMGSTGWFKSVLAGATGIVGSAAWQNMNSEAGVATTSASIHGSRQDLNHFNWDEPYLYFSVREPFPSRTTAANLVFGQIHSKQPLHIVSQMPEDGVIFSDGVEQDFLEFNSGVEAIIGLAEKRGRLVV, from the coding sequence ATGACCGAACACAAGCTGATTCTGGTGAAGCGCCGGACCCGACTGGAGGAACTGGTGGTTCGATACAACACGGTGCAGCAAGCTCAGTTCTATATTGAACGTCTGGGCGCAGATTTCAGTGATTATATGGAGGAAGACCGTCGTTATCGGCTATCTGTGCAGCAGGCACAACAGCAACTGGGTCAATTGGGGCGCGTTCAGACGATTGATCGGGAACATGTGCCCAATTTTATCTTTGGAGAGCAGGATATCGTGGTCGTGGTTGGACAGGATGGGCTTGTAGCCAACACCCTCAAATACGTAACCGAGCAGCCGCTCATCGGTGTGAACCCGGACCCGATGCGGTGGGATGGCGTGTTATTACCTTTTACCGTGGAAGATCTGAGCTTCATTGTTCCTGATGTCATTCGAAAGCAACGAACACTAAAAGAAGTCACTCTCGCCAAAGTGGAACTCAATGATGGACAGTATCTATATGGTGTCAATGATCTGTTCATTGGTCGGAAGACACATGTGTCGGCGCGTTATGAAGTGCGTTTGGGTACATCGACAGAACAACAATCCTCCAGTGGCATCATTGTATCCACAGGCATGGGATCGACAGGCTGGTTCAAAAGTGTGCTGGCGGGAGCCACGGGCATTGTTGGATCGGCGGCATGGCAGAACATGAATTCCGAAGCGGGGGTCGCTACAACATCGGCATCCATTCATGGAAGCAGGCAAGATCTGAATCATTTTAACTGGGATGAGCCTTATTTATATTTTTCAGTACGTGAACCGTTCCCGAGCCGGACGACTGCGGCCAATCTGGTGTTTGGACAGATTCATTCGAAGCAACCACTGCACATTGTATCCCAGATGCCAGAGGATGGTGTTATTTTCAGCGATGGGGTCGAGCAGGACTTTCTTGAGTTTAATTCAGGAGTGGAAGCTATCATTGGTTTGGCAGAGAAGAGAGGGCGTCTCGTGGTCTAA
- a CDS encoding SPFH domain-containing protein → MFGFRFVKFQPSEYVMKVKNGEVQRQGVGLSFYYYEPTTSVVVLPVSSVDVPFMFEEITGDYQTVTVQGQLSYRIVDYLKITQSLNYTYNLRKNRYISDDPGKLDQRVITTAKVLTKKHLEQMPLKEAIQSSERLASSMKREVVQSEELEKLGVELMSLSILAILPNKETMRALEAQAREEILRQADEALYVRRNASIEQERRVKENELNTEIAVETKKQQIRETQLQAERSVKQKQNEMEQEQLQFNTAMEERKQQLIELTIANHNAEADAKAYEIAAVMNSLQNVQPNVLQAMANMGMNSDKLIALAFQELAENAGKIGQLNISPDLLQGLMSPAQGRDQGGRAR, encoded by the coding sequence ATGTTTGGATTCCGATTTGTGAAATTTCAACCCAGTGAGTATGTCATGAAGGTGAAAAATGGTGAGGTACAGCGTCAAGGTGTGGGATTGTCCTTCTATTATTATGAGCCGACCACATCGGTAGTGGTTCTACCCGTGTCCTCGGTGGATGTACCGTTCATGTTCGAAGAGATTACAGGGGACTATCAGACGGTTACTGTGCAAGGGCAACTAAGCTATCGCATTGTGGATTACCTGAAAATAACCCAGAGCCTGAATTACACGTACAATTTGCGCAAGAATCGGTATATCTCCGACGATCCCGGCAAGCTGGATCAACGGGTGATCACCACAGCCAAAGTACTGACCAAGAAACATTTGGAACAAATGCCGCTGAAAGAAGCTATTCAATCCAGTGAACGTCTGGCAAGCAGCATGAAACGCGAAGTTGTGCAAAGTGAAGAGTTGGAGAAACTGGGCGTTGAGTTGATGAGTCTATCGATACTGGCCATCCTGCCTAATAAAGAGACGATGCGTGCATTGGAAGCACAAGCGCGGGAAGAGATTTTGCGTCAGGCAGACGAAGCACTCTATGTCCGTCGCAATGCATCCATTGAACAGGAAAGACGAGTGAAAGAGAACGAACTGAACACCGAAATTGCCGTAGAGACAAAGAAACAGCAGATTCGTGAGACCCAATTGCAGGCAGAACGCTCGGTGAAACAGAAACAAAATGAGATGGAGCAGGAGCAGCTTCAGTTCAATACAGCGATGGAGGAACGCAAGCAGCAACTGATTGAGTTAACCATTGCTAATCACAATGCCGAAGCGGATGCCAAAGCCTATGAGATTGCTGCGGTAATGAATTCATTGCAAAATGTACAGCCGAATGTACTGCAAGCAATGGCGAATATGGGCATGAATTCTGATAAGCTGATCGCACTCGCGTTCCAGGAACTGGCTGAAAATGCAGGCAAGATCGGACAGCTTAATATCTCGCCGGATCTGTTGCAGGGATTGATGTCTCCTGCGCAGGGCAGAGATCAGGGAGGTCGAGCGAGATGA